In Moorella sp. Hama-1, a single genomic region encodes these proteins:
- a CDS encoding helix-turn-helix domain-containing protein, with translation MTIGEKLKKLREEKGMPLEELADRLDIAPDCMIEVEEGTRRLSVATLAEVATILGVDASYFQEENGNKNENNVGARLRRLREQKGITLSELSRRSGVSLAHISEIERSRSTASLKTLEKLAAVLEVTTSSLLRYGQEDTLGNRLKRLREKIGLTQKELAQQVGISHSLIGQIETDRIQPSLATLSSLAEALGVSTCYFLMEDEEEELYLDYRLAADIREALRRPALQQVVRDLAGWSDREIKGLLDFLGIINENRRPLDAEAEEEYQEIKDFVRHSKEEERNLISNLIGLLNKQYRGAEV, from the coding sequence ATGACCATCGGCGAGAAATTAAAAAAGCTCAGGGAAGAGAAGGGTATGCCCCTGGAGGAACTGGCTGATCGCCTGGATATAGCCCCTGACTGCATGATCGAGGTCGAGGAGGGGACCAGGAGGTTGTCCGTGGCCACCCTGGCAGAAGTCGCTACCATCCTGGGGGTAGATGCCAGTTACTTTCAAGAAGAAAATGGTAATAAGAACGAGAACAACGTTGGCGCCCGGCTGCGGCGTCTACGGGAGCAAAAGGGGATTACCCTGAGTGAGTTGAGCCGCCGCTCCGGGGTGTCCCTGGCCCACATCAGCGAGATTGAGCGTTCCCGTTCTACCGCTTCCCTGAAGACCCTGGAGAAGCTGGCCGCCGTCCTGGAGGTTACCACCAGTTCCCTCCTGCGTTACGGGCAGGAGGATACCCTGGGTAACAGGCTGAAACGCCTGCGGGAAAAGATAGGTCTCACCCAGAAGGAACTGGCCCAACAGGTCGGGATTTCCCACAGCCTTATCGGCCAGATTGAAACCGACCGCATCCAGCCCTCCCTGGCTACCCTGAGCAGCCTGGCGGAAGCCCTGGGGGTTTCCACCTGCTACTTCCTGATGGAGGATGAGGAAGAAGAACTCTACCTGGATTATCGCCTGGCTGCCGATATCCGGGAAGCCCTGCGCCGGCCTGCCCTGCAGCAGGTCGTCCGGGACCTGGCGGGATGGAGTGACCGGGAGATCAAGGGCCTCCTCGATTTCCTGGGGATAATAAACGAAAACCGTCGCCCCCTGGATGCTGAGGCCGAGGAGGAGTACCAGGAGATCAAGGATTTTGTCCGGCACAGCAAGGAAGAGGAGAGGAATCTGATCAGCAACCTGATCGGGTTGTTGAATAAACAATACCGGGGGGCGGAGGTTTAG
- a CDS encoding cobyrinate a,c-diamide synthase, with amino-acid sequence MRLVIAAPHGRSGKTTITLGLIAALRQKGLIVQPFKKGPDFIDPSWLTLVAGRPCRNLDLYFLPPEKLREHFAVACQGADLGLVEGAMGLFDGLDLEGSDSTAAVARSLAAPVILVLDATRMTRSAAALVQGFCNFDPGVRIAGVILNRVARARHEDILRRSIEHYTGLPVLGALPKNKDFGIPDRHLGLIPAVENERLHVALEATGKAIVTAVDLEALLAIASRVSPIPVPVVETGSIPPRVRLGVFQDRAFSFYYPENLEALVAAGAELVKINSLDDEELPDIQGLYLGGGFPEVFAARLEANRSLRRGVKEAVAAGLPVYAECGGLMYLARRLNYQGRWYEMSGALPYDVTMSSCPQGHGYTALEVAGDSPFLPRGSLIRGHEFHHSRVINLDRQELAFLYRMRRGFGIDGQVDGILYRRTLAGYNHLYAPASPGWAPRLVALAAGKENLKDGPLPGTKEGLV; translated from the coding sequence GTGCGTTTAGTAATTGCAGCGCCCCACGGCCGTTCCGGCAAAACAACGATAACCCTGGGCTTAATAGCCGCCCTGCGGCAAAAGGGTCTCATTGTGCAGCCCTTCAAAAAGGGCCCGGACTTTATCGATCCCAGCTGGTTAACCCTGGTGGCAGGCCGCCCTTGCCGCAACCTGGATCTTTATTTTTTACCGCCGGAAAAACTCCGGGAACACTTTGCTGTTGCCTGCCAGGGCGCCGACCTGGGACTGGTGGAAGGGGCCATGGGCCTCTTTGACGGCCTGGACCTGGAGGGCAGTGATAGCACAGCTGCCGTGGCCCGTTCCCTGGCGGCACCGGTAATCCTGGTGCTCGATGCCACCCGCATGACCAGGAGCGCCGCCGCCCTGGTGCAGGGTTTCTGCAACTTTGACCCCGGGGTCCGGATCGCCGGGGTAATTCTGAACCGGGTGGCCCGCGCCCGCCATGAGGACATCCTGCGGCGCTCCATTGAGCATTATACCGGCCTGCCGGTCCTGGGGGCCCTGCCCAAGAATAAAGACTTCGGTATACCGGACCGCCACCTGGGCCTGATCCCGGCAGTGGAAAACGAACGCCTCCACGTAGCCCTGGAAGCCACCGGCAAGGCCATAGTAACGGCCGTCGACCTGGAGGCTCTCCTGGCCATTGCCAGCAGGGTTTCGCCAATACCGGTCCCGGTAGTAGAAACCGGGAGCATCCCGCCGCGGGTACGCCTGGGTGTCTTTCAAGATCGCGCCTTTAGCTTCTATTACCCGGAGAACCTGGAGGCCCTGGTAGCCGCCGGTGCCGAGCTGGTAAAGATCAATAGCCTGGATGATGAGGAGTTGCCGGATATCCAGGGGCTCTATCTGGGGGGCGGTTTTCCCGAGGTCTTTGCCGCCCGGTTGGAAGCCAACCGGTCCCTGCGCCGCGGGGTGAAAGAGGCAGTGGCTGCCGGCCTGCCGGTCTATGCCGAGTGTGGCGGTTTAATGTACCTGGCCCGCAGGCTCAATTACCAGGGGCGCTGGTACGAAATGAGCGGCGCCCTGCCCTATGACGTAACTATGTCCTCCTGCCCCCAAGGGCACGGTTATACGGCCCTGGAGGTCGCCGGCGATAGCCCCTTCCTACCCCGGGGTAGCCTGATCCGGGGCCACGAATTTCATCATTCACGGGTAATTAACCTGGACCGCCAGGAGCTGGCTTTCCTTTACCGGATGCGCCGCGGTTTTGGCATTGACGGTCAGGTGGACGGTATTCTCTACCGGAGAACCCTGGCCGGCTACAACCATTTATATGCCCCGGCCAGCCCTGGATGGGCGCCCCGGCTGGTGGCCCTGGCAGCAGGTAAGGAAAATTTAAAGGATGGACCATTGCCGGGAACGAAGGAGGGTCTGGTATGA
- a CDS encoding TusE/DsrC/DsvC family sulfur relay protein — MLASKSIEEVLMLLPEEQREAIRVKAEQRGLTLTGEHWHLIEVSFAYYRQHQTICTLRNLIKLSGLEKKRIYKLFPGNPIGEISQITGLPMPKEC, encoded by the coding sequence TTGCTGGCCTCTAAATCAATAGAGGAGGTCTTAATGTTGCTGCCGGAAGAACAGCGTGAGGCCATCAGAGTCAAGGCGGAACAGCGGGGTCTTACCCTGACCGGTGAGCACTGGCACCTGATTGAAGTAAGTTTTGCCTATTACCGGCAGCACCAGACCATCTGCACCCTGCGCAATCTGATTAAGCTGAGTGGCCTGGAGAAAAAAAGGATTTATAAACTATTCCCCGGTAACCCCATTGGCGAGATCAGCCAGATTACCGGCCTGCCCATGCCCAAGGAGTGTTAA
- a CDS encoding TusE/DsrC/DsvC family sulfur relay protein: MPTVNLAGIELEVDEDGFMADPSKWNEAVAQALATAEGVTEMTEDHWKLVNYLRQYYLQFGIAPMIRKVCKETGFSLKQIYDLFPSGPAKGACKVAGLPKPTGCV, from the coding sequence ATGCCGACAGTTAATCTTGCCGGTATAGAACTGGAAGTCGATGAAGATGGGTTCATGGCCGACCCCAGCAAGTGGAACGAGGCCGTAGCTCAGGCCCTGGCCACAGCCGAAGGGGTAACGGAAATGACGGAGGACCACTGGAAACTGGTCAATTACCTGCGCCAGTACTACCTCCAGTTTGGTATTGCTCCGATGATTCGTAAGGTCTGCAAAGAAACCGGCTTCAGCCTGAAGCAGATCTACGACCTCTTCCCCAGCGGCCCGGCCAAAGGGGCCTGCAAGGTTGCCGGTCTACCAAAACCCACCGGCTGCGTGTAA
- a CDS encoding (Fe-S)-binding protein: protein MRKVFDDYRVLSDETLKPDEPRVEKFLQAMRKSLQQRENWTFWLPYTLSLDTCMKCGTCAEVCPVYLASGRQEIYHPVYRSDMLRKVYKRYFTLAGRLFPGLVGAEDLTEDKLNAMAENIYRCTICRRCAYVCPVAIDNGLIAREARKIFDAIDIAPDELKKNGTQKQIQMGNATGMPAPAFIDMIEFLEEEIEDSRGYKIKMPVDKQGAEYLLMHNAGDYLAFAETVMGAAEVMNAAGVDWTLNSPETGLNDAVNYGVFYSDSEFANVARAHIETAKKLGIKTFVVGECGHAFEALKYLIQRLIPAEERPFEVKSILELEDQWIREGRIKVDPQRNTEPVTYHDSCKLGRLGGLYDEPRRILQACCTDFREMTPNREMSICCGGGSGFAIMEKGDFRKFRMETYGKLKAEQLKATGASILALACSNCKGQFREIINYYKLPVQFMGVSELVANALVRS from the coding sequence ATGCGTAAAGTCTTCGATGATTACCGGGTCCTTTCGGATGAAACTCTGAAACCGGATGAACCGCGGGTAGAGAAATTCCTGCAGGCCATGCGCAAGTCCCTGCAGCAGCGGGAAAATTGGACCTTCTGGTTACCCTATACCCTCTCCCTGGACACCTGTATGAAATGCGGGACCTGCGCCGAGGTCTGCCCGGTATACCTGGCCAGCGGGCGTCAGGAGATCTACCACCCGGTCTACCGTTCCGATATGCTGCGTAAGGTTTATAAACGGTACTTTACCCTGGCGGGGCGGCTTTTTCCCGGCCTGGTTGGGGCTGAAGATCTGACGGAAGACAAACTCAACGCCATGGCCGAGAATATTTACCGCTGCACCATCTGCCGCCGCTGCGCCTATGTCTGCCCGGTGGCCATTGATAACGGCCTGATCGCCCGGGAAGCGCGCAAGATATTTGACGCCATTGATATTGCTCCGGACGAACTGAAGAAAAATGGCACCCAGAAGCAGATCCAAATGGGCAATGCCACCGGCATGCCGGCGCCGGCCTTTATCGATATGATCGAATTCCTAGAAGAGGAGATTGAGGACAGCCGGGGGTATAAGATAAAAATGCCGGTTGATAAACAGGGGGCCGAATACCTCCTGATGCATAATGCCGGCGATTACCTGGCCTTTGCCGAGACGGTCATGGGCGCGGCCGAGGTCATGAACGCCGCCGGGGTCGACTGGACCCTCAACTCGCCGGAGACGGGCCTCAACGATGCCGTCAACTACGGGGTGTTTTATAGCGATAGCGAGTTTGCCAATGTCGCCCGGGCCCACATCGAAACGGCAAAAAAACTTGGGATCAAGACCTTCGTCGTCGGCGAGTGCGGTCACGCCTTCGAAGCCCTGAAGTATTTAATTCAGCGCCTCATCCCGGCGGAGGAGCGGCCCTTTGAAGTCAAGAGCATCCTCGAGCTGGAGGACCAGTGGATCCGCGAAGGGCGGATCAAGGTTGATCCGCAACGGAATACCGAGCCGGTGACCTACCACGATTCCTGTAAACTGGGCCGCCTGGGGGGGCTGTATGATGAGCCGCGACGCATCCTTCAGGCCTGCTGTACTGATTTCCGGGAGATGACCCCCAACCGGGAAATGAGTATCTGCTGCGGTGGCGGCAGCGGTTTTGCAATTATGGAGAAGGGGGATTTCCGCAAATTCCGCATGGAGACCTACGGCAAACTGAAGGCCGAGCAACTCAAGGCCACCGGCGCCAGCATCCTGGCCCTGGCCTGTTCCAACTGCAAGGGCCAGTTCCGGGAGATCATCAATTATTATAAGCTGCCAGTACAATTTATGGGTGTTAGCGAGCTGGTTGCCAATGCCCTGGTACGTAGTTAA
- a CDS encoding respiratory nitrate reductase subunit gamma translates to MDLWQSLIGGILPYLSLAILVVGLAYKIIFLLRAPVNLHWELFPYPHTLGGQLGELLTEVFTLRSLYNYNRKLWLPSLVMHYGIYLVVFWLFFLLLGTPLALYLGLAGGILAVLGSCALFLLRAFAPDLRQISTPVEYINLVLVFLVAFTALTGGVVSDWAFRTYLISLFTLQPRLPLPGSYLIFLLVLEFFLVYLPFTRMAHFAVKYFTYHKVKWGEME, encoded by the coding sequence ATGGATCTCTGGCAGTCACTTATCGGTGGTATCCTGCCGTATTTATCCCTCGCGATTCTGGTGGTTGGGCTGGCTTATAAAATTATCTTTTTGCTCCGGGCCCCGGTCAACCTGCACTGGGAACTCTTTCCCTACCCGCATACCCTGGGAGGGCAACTGGGTGAACTCTTGACCGAGGTTTTTACCCTGCGCAGTCTTTATAACTACAACCGTAAATTATGGCTGCCTTCCCTGGTCATGCACTATGGCATTTACCTGGTAGTTTTCTGGCTCTTCTTCTTGCTGCTGGGCACTCCCCTCGCCCTTTATCTGGGTCTGGCCGGGGGTATCCTGGCCGTGCTGGGTTCCTGCGCCCTCTTTTTATTGCGGGCCTTCGCCCCGGACCTTCGTCAGATATCTACGCCAGTGGAGTATATAAACCTGGTGCTTGTTTTCCTGGTGGCCTTTACTGCCCTGACCGGCGGGGTGGTAAGCGACTGGGCTTTCAGGACTTACTTAATCAGTTTATTCACCCTGCAACCCCGCTTGCCGTTGCCGGGTAGCTATTTGATTTTTCTCTTGGTGCTGGAGTTTTTCCTGGTTTACCTGCCTTTTACCCGGATGGCGCACTTTGCCGTCAAGTATTTTACCTACCACAAGGTCAAGTGGGGTGAAATGGAATAA